A genomic segment from Juglans regia cultivar Chandler chromosome 14, Walnut 2.0, whole genome shotgun sequence encodes:
- the LOC109020616 gene encoding putative phosphatidylglycerol/phosphatidylinositol transfer protein DDB_G0282179: MDSVAPLKLSLLLFLASISLVPVPFAQATNVKYCDKKGGYPVKVRGVKISPNPVVPGKQATFNISASTGKVIDGGKVVIEVSFLRVPVHTEKHDLSEEISCPIAVGNFVLSHTQTLPVFTPHGPYTLKMKLEDDKNQLLTCISFDFKIGSGSLEVF; the protein is encoded by the exons ATGGACTCAGTGGCTCCCTTAAAGCTCTCCCTTTTGCTTTTCCTTGCTTCTATATCTTTGGTTCCCGTACCTTTCGCTCAAGCCACGAATGTCAAATACTGCG ATAAGAAAGGTGGCTATCCTGTGAAGGTCCGAGGTGTTAAGATATCACCCAACCCTGTGGTGCCAGGCAAACAAGCCACCTTTAACATCTCAGCTTCAACCG GCAAAGTCATTGATGGTGGGAAAGTGGTCATTGAGGTTTCTTTCCTTCGAGTGCCTGTTCATACTGAAAAGCATGATCTTTCTGAGGAGATATCCTGCCCTATTGCAGTAGGCAACTTTGTCCTCTCACATACCCAAACTCTACCAGTATTCACCCCGCAT GGCCCTTACACGCTAAAGATGAAATTAGAGGATGATAAAAATCAACTGTTGACTTGCATTAGCTTCGATTTCAAAATTGGCTCTGGATCTCTTGAAGTCTTCTAG